One window from the genome of Oryza glaberrima chromosome 3, OglaRS2, whole genome shotgun sequence encodes:
- the LOC127765826 gene encoding defensin-like protein, whose amino-acid sequence MEASRKVFSAMLLMVLLLAATGEMGGPVMVAEARTCESQSHRFKGPCARKANCASVCNTEGFPDGYCHGVRRRCMCTKPCP is encoded by the exons ATGGAGGCTTCACGCAAGGTGTTCTCGGCCATGCTTCTCATGGTGCTGCTGCTTGCAGCCACTG GTGAGATGGGCGGGCCGGTGATGGTGGCGGAGGCTCGGACGTGCGAGTCGCAGAGCCACCGGTTCAAGGGCCCGTGCGCCCGCAAGGCGAACTGCGCCAGCGTATGCAACACGGAGGGCTTCCCCGACGGCTACTGCCacggcgtccgccgccgctgcatgtGCACCAAGCCCTGCCCCTGA
- the LOC127765673 gene encoding probable adenylate kinase 1, chloroplastic has product MAAVQRLLRASASGGAAAAAAAARRRMSTAVAPEQTPAAAAFPFAAAAGRARQRVAEERNVQWVFLGCPGVGKGTYASRLSRLLGVPHIATGDLVRDELASSGPLSVQLAEIVNQGKLVSDEIIINLLSKRLKKGEEQGESGFILDGFPRTVKQAEILDGVTDIDMVVNLKLREDVLVEKCLGRRICGQCGKNFNLACIDVKGENGLPPIYMAPLLPPNNCMSKLITRADDTEEVVRNRLQIYNDMSQPVEGFYRQQGKLLEFDLPGGIPESWPKLLHVLNLEDQEEMKLATA; this is encoded by the exons ATGGCGGCCGTGCAGCGACTCCTGCGGGCGTCCGCctccggtggcgcggcggcggcggcggcggcggcgaggaggcgcatgtccacggcggtggcgccggagcaGACGCCTGCGGCCGCGGCGTTcccgttcgcggcggcggcggggagggcgaggcagcgggtggcggaggagaggaACGTGCAGTGGGTGTTCCTCGGGTGCCCCGGCGTGGGCAAGGGGACTTATGccagccgcctctcccgccTCCTCGGCGTGCCCCACATCGCCACCGGGGATCTCGTCCGCGACGAGCTCGCTTCCTCCGGCCCCCTATCTGTGCAG CTTGCTGAAATTGTTAATCAGGGGAAATTAGTTTCTGATGAAATTATCATCAATCTGTTATCTAAACGTCTTAAGAAAGGAGAAGAGCAGGGGGAATCGGGATTTATTCTGGATGGTTTTCCACGTACTGTAAAACAAGCG GAAATTCTTGATGGAGTTACTGACATTGATATGGTGGTCAATCTAAAGTTGAGAGAGGATGTCCTAGTTGAGAAGTGCCTCGGCAGACGTATTTGTGGCCAATGTGGAAAGAACTTCAATTTGGCCTGCATTGATGTGAAGGGTGAAAATGGGCTGCCACCAATCTACATGGCACCACTATTGCCCCCAAATAACTGTATGTCAAAGCTTATCACCAGAGCTGATGATACCGAAGAGGTCGTGAGAAATCGTCTTCAGATATATAATGACATG AGCCAACCTGTTGAGGGTTTCTACCGGCAACAGGGGAAGCTTTTAGAATTTGATTTGCCTGGAGGAATCCCTGAGTCTTGGCCAAAGCTGCTCCATGTTCTAAATCTCGAGGACCAAGAAGAGATGAAGCTGGCCACTGCGTAA
- the LOC127765672 gene encoding uncharacterized protein LOC127765672 yields the protein MAGMEAFEAYFRRADLNQDGRISGQEAVAFFQGVNLPQQVLAQVWMHADKNKTGFLGRPEFFNALRLVTVAQSGRQLTPDIVQSALYGPAAARIPAPKIAGGGQAPPQMAAAGAPRPQVNAAVSPAPGQAGAPQPQMNVAGAPRPQGSGMMPGSAQIGGSQQVNAGAVPRPQGVNSMMPAASQGGALQPTQFATQRGMQSQPPSMGFNQQPPPSSTGFMRPTQPGAPAASLQGQAPGINQVPLGGGSMGAPAGWRGGNVGSVGGLPQATPGATAPQQATPGGFGLTLSSTMGMAPGQQAQGTPPSSMPPQSNSAVSAQDSKALVLSGNGSASGLGASNDIFSALTQPKSNVSTLSFPTSMAPNSSSFMSTPSGSQNLSNLAQFGSQQGIPTVSSGGSQPQQTHSITKPSVPAPTVSGVSAGVSNSASQWPKVTQSDIQKYTKVFGDVDRDRDGKITGAEARTLFLSWRLPREILKQVWDLSDQDNDGMLSLREFCIALYLMERHRAGTPLPPALPDSLKYDEVLLRATGLPSTAYNGPSWQQNQGLPHKGPGAAGMPATGVRQPLPPHLQAQMDGANRPGQPRPHMPGMDNHAAPQANKDDGSGANSAVQEDAPKKVEVEKQVLDSREKLEYYRTKMQDLVLYKSRCDNRLNEITERASSDKREVESLAKKYEEKYKQVAELASKLAVEEHAFRDVQERKVELHDALVKMVQGGSVDGLLQVRADRIQYQLEEMEKAFSERCKHFGLQFKPSASVELPFGWEPGKQEGAIEWDEDWDKFEDEGFGFVKDNGTIVENPVASENVKVPSLWNDMDESPVASSNGHIKAERHYRAGDHAAESDLGYDFGEESVRSPSSAGRSASGSPFVSLNFAMHDSSPSKKETYSDHGGSESIFGDKYADETSWNFDDQDTESVWGSNAMNNESDHHGSAHNSFFGSDDFGVNPVRVGSPSGASTYGKKKSSFFDDSVPSSPAYTSGFSPKFSESRDDSSSYNFGRFDSFRSQESGFFPQESRFSRFDSINNSKGENVTGFDSPKSSTNFGRFDSFDDADPFGSSGPFKASGSRSPPKF from the exons ATGGCTGGGATGGAGGCCTTCGAGGCCTACTTCCGCCGCGCGGATTTGAACCAGGACGGCCGCATCAGCGGCCAGGAGGCCGTCGCCTTCTTCCAGGGCGTCAACCTGCCGCAGCAAGTCCTCGCCCAG GTATGGATGCACGCCGACAAGAACAAGACCGGCTTCCTCGGCCGGCCGGAGTTCTTCAACGCGCTGCGCCTCGTCACCGTGGCGCAGAGCGGGCGTCAGCTCACGCCCGACATAGTGCAGTCGGCGCTGTATGGCCCTGCCGCTGCTAGAATTCCAGCTCCCAAGATAGCCGGCGGCGGGCAAGCTCCCCCGCAGATGGCTGCGGCGGGCGCTCCCAGGCCGCAGGTAAATGCCGCGGTGTCACCTGCTCCAGGGCAGGCTGGAGCTCCGCAGCCGCAGATGAATGTTGCTGGTGCTCCAAGGCCTCAGGGAAGTGGTATGATGCCGGGCTCTGCTCAAATTGGCGGTTCGCAGCAGGTGAACGCCGGAGCCGTGCCAAGACCCCAAGGGGTCAATTCTATGATGCCGGCTGCAAGTCAGGGTGGTGCTCTGCAGCCAACTCAGTTTGCAACGCAGAGGGGAATGCAATCACAGCCGCCTAGCATGGGGTTTAATCAACAGCCTCCTCCTTCGAGTACTGGTTTCATGAGGCCAACTCAGCCAGGAGCTCCAGCAGCATCACTTCAAGGCCAAGCACCCGGGATTAATCAAGTACCACTAGGAGGAGGCAGCATGGGAGCACCTGCTGGTTGGCGAGGAGGCAATGTTGGTTCCGTTGGAGGTCTCCCGCAAGCTACTCCAGGAGCAACTGCTCCACAACAAGCAACACCGGGTGGATTTGGTCTTACATTGTCTAGTACAATGGGCATGGCTCCCGGACAACAGGCACAAGGAACGCCTCCTTCGTCAATGCCACCACAAAGCAACAGTGCTGTATCAGCTCAAGATTCGAAAGCTTTGGTGCTGTCTGGAAATGGCTCTGCCAGTGGCTTAGGAGCAAGCAATGACATCTTCTCTGCTCTTACTCAGCCTAAGTCGAATGTATCCACACTTTCATTTCCGACGAGCATGGCTCCTAATTCATCCAGTTTTATGTCCACACCATCTGGCTCCCAGAACCTGTCGAATCTAGCTCAGTTTGGTTCTCAACAAGGTATTCCGACAGTGAGTTCTGGTGGCAGTCAACCTCAACAGACTCATTCCATCACAAAGCCGAGTGTTCCAGCACCAACTGTATCTGGTGTTTCTGCTGGAGTTTCTAATTCAGCTTCTCAATGGCCAAAAGTTACTCAGTCTGACATCCAGAAGTACACTAAAGTCTTTGGGGATGTTGATAGGGACAGAGATGGCAAAATAACTGGCGCGGAAGCTCGCACCCTGTTCCTCAGTTGGAGACTTCCAAGAG AGATTCTGAAGCAAGTGTGGGACCTGTCTGACCAAGATAATGATGGCATGCTTTCTTTGAGAGAGTTTTGCATTGCTCTTTATTTGATGGAGAGGCACCGAGCTGGAACTCCTTTGCCTCCAGCACTTCCTGACTCTCTTAAATATGATGAGGTACTGCTGCGTGCAACAGGCTTGCCTTCAACAGCATACAACGGCCCGTCATGGCAACAAAATCAAG GACTGCCACACAAGGGTCCTGGAGCAGCTGGGATGCCTGCTACTGGTGTGCGGCAACCTTTGCCACCACATTTGCAGGCACAGATGGATGGTGCTAACAGACCAGGGCAACCAAGACCTCACATGCCTGGTATGGATAACCATGCAGCACCTCAAGCAAATAAAGATGACGGAAGTGGAGCGAACTCAGCTGTGCAGGAGGATGCCCCTAAGAAG GTTGAGGTGGAGAAGCAAGTCCTAGATTCCAGAGAGAAACTAGAATACTACCGTACAAAGATGCAAGATCTT GTTCTGTACAAAAGTCGGTGTGACAACAGGCTGAATGAAATCACAGAAAGGGCATCCTCTGATAAACGTGAG gTGGAATCATTAGCTAAGAAGTATGAAGAGAAATACAAGCAAGTGGCAGAGTTAGCTTCCAAACTGGCAGTTGAAGAACATGCCTTCCGTGATGTTCAG GAGAGGAAAGTTGAACTGCATGATGCATTAGTTAAAATGGTACAAGGTGGAAGTGTTGATGGTTTGCTTCAG GTTCGAGCTGATCGAATCCAATACCAATTAGAGGAGATGGAGAAAGCTTTTAGTGAACGGTGCAAGCACTTTGGACTGCAGTTCAAGCCATCTGCATCAGTTGAGCTTCCTTTTG GTTGGGAACCTGGGAAGCAAGAGGGGGCAATTGAGTGGGATGAAGACTGGGACAAATTTGAGGATGAAG GGTTTGGTTTTGTAAAGGACAATGGTACAATTGTTGAAAACCCAGTTGCTTCTGAAAATGTGAAAGTGCCATCTCTCTGGAATGATATGGATGAGAGCCCTGTTGCATCTTCGAACGGTCACATCAAGGCTGAGAGACATTACAGAGCTGGTGATCATGCAGCTGAGAGTGACTTAGGGTATGATTTTGGTGAGGAATCTGTAAGGAGCCCCAGCAGTGCTGGAAGAAGTGCATCTGGAAGTCCATTTGTGTCTCTAAATTTTGCGATGCATGACTCATCTCCCAGCAAAAAGGAAACCTACAG TGACCATGGTGGTTCTGAATCCATTTTTGGTGACAAATATGCCGATGAAACCTCCTGGAACTTTGATGACCAAGACACTGAATCTGTTTGGGGATCTAATGCAATGAACAAC GAGTCTGACCATCATGGAAGTGCACACAACTCTTTCTTTGGGTCAGATGACTTTGGTGTAAATCCTGTTAGGGTGGGCTCTCCAAGTGGTGCCAGTACCTATGGAAAGAAGAAAAGTTCATTCTTTGATGATTCTGTTCCAAGTTCACCTGCATACACATCTGGATTCTCACCAAAATTCAGTGAAAGCCGCGATGATAGCTCCTCATATAACTTTGGAAGGTTCGATTCCTTCAGATCCCAGGAGAGCGGATTCTTCCCTCAGGAAAGTCGTTTTTCCAGGTTTGACTCCATAAACAACTCCAAAGGTGAGAATGTAACTGGATTCGATTCACCGAAAAGCTCAACAAATTTCGGTCGGTTTGATTCTTTTGATGATGCCGATCCATTTGGTTCAAGTGGACCCTTTAAAGCATCAGGTAGCAGGTCTCCCCCCAAATTCTGA
- the LOC127768629 gene encoding GATA transcription factor 6-like: MRKPTRYISLHDVVAFDFVDGDVPFDDLVDGEGLCCPDDPFEEVMRCLSAVDDPFLAAFKLDCSPPTPAADADVDSRSEEHMHADVGGGLDLQRAVGGGDEKAGTPSTIDDVPWLQASAVARKPRRAPAAVRKRVWSLVSPQLATAAAAAVDNSRDEVSSGGGGGGEGGEHCSRPAKRRRKCGEEKRCGHCQTTETPQWRVGPDGPSTLCNACGIRYRMDHLLPEYRPSTSPGFGSDGYSNRHSKVVKLREKKRKKAMLAATATALTSGPV; this comes from the coding sequence ATGCGGAAACCGACGCGGTACATCTCCCTCCATGACGTCGTCGCCTTCGATttcgtcgacggcgacgtccCCTTCGACgacctcgtcgacggcgaggggcTGTGCTGCCCCGACGACCCGTTTGAGGAGGTCATGAGATGCCTCTCGGCGGTGGACGACCCTTTCTTGGCGGCGTTCAAGCTTGattgctcgccgccgacgcccgcggccgacgccgacgtggaCTCCAGGAGCGAGGAGCACATGCACGCCGACGTTGGCGGCGGGCTGGACTTGCAGAGAGCagtaggcggcggcgatgagaaGGCGGGCACGCCGAGCACCATCGACGACGTTCCGTGGCTCCAAGCTTCGGCTGTGGCGAGGAAGCCGCGCCGCGCACCCGCCGCCGTACGCAAGAGGGTCTGGTCACTGGTATCCCCCCagctggccaccgccgccgccgccgccgtcgacaacAGCCGCGACGAAGtttccagcggcggcggcggcggaggagaaggaggagaacaCTGCTCGCGCCCCGCCAAGCGGCGGCGCAAATGCGGCGAGGAGAAGAGGTGCGGCCACTGCCAGACGACGGAGACGCCGCAGTGGCGGGTGGGGCCGGACGGGCCGAGCACGCTGTGCAACGCGTGCGGCATCCGGTACAGGATGGACCACCTGCTGCCGGAGTACCGGCCGTCGACGAGCCCCGGCTTCGGGAGCGACGGGTACTCCAACCGCCACAGTAAGGTGGTGAAGCtcagggagaagaagaggaagaaggccaTGCTGGCCGCCACCGCAACGGCGCTAACTTCTGGGCCTGTGTGA